One genomic window of Cannabis sativa cultivar Pink pepper isolate KNU-18-1 chromosome 2, ASM2916894v1, whole genome shotgun sequence includes the following:
- the LOC115719762 gene encoding D-xylose-proton symporter-like 3, chloroplastic isoform X1, producing MAYSVPSGSRPLLNLKLSEKRFRFHRFNNEKTQLLFFSTTKSYPTTHFSATFHTCFNSNYAVSSSLKGARLGFTAKAGAQEGYSSGEEAESVVDEANYQEEFSWFSVILPFLFPALGGLLFGYDIGATSGATISLQSPELSGTDWFNFGAVQLGLVVSGSLYGALLGSSLVYPIADFLGRRRELIIAALLYLLGGLITANAPGLSVLLVGRLLYGLGIGLAMHGAPLYIAETCPSQIRGTLVSLKELFIVLGILLGYFVGSFQINAVGGWRFMFGLSAPVAVLMLLGMWSLPPSPRWLLLRAVQGKGPVQELKEKAIVALSKLRRRPLGDKVSEKQIEDTLVSLKYAYKDQESEGSFMEVFQGPNLKAFVIGGGLVLFQQITGQPSVLYYAGSILQTAGFSAASDATRVSVVIGLFKLLMTWIAVLKVDNLGRRPLLIGGVSGIAVSLFLLSAYYKFLGGYPLVAVAALLLYVGCYQISFGPISWLMVSEIFPIRTRGRGISLAVLTNFGSNAVVTFAFSPLKELLGAENLFLLFGAIALLSLIFVVVYVPETKGMSLEDIESKILNK from the exons ATGGCTTACAGTGTCCCTAGTGGTAGTAGACCTTTGTTGAACCTGAAACTCTCTGAGAAACGCTTCCGCTTTCACAGATTTAATAATGAGAAAACTCAACTCCTTTTCTTTAGTACTACTAAGTCCTACCCAACCACACACTTCTCTGCAACTTTTCATACTTgcttcaactctaattatgcCGTTTCTTCAAGTCTAAAAGGGGCTAGACTTGGATTCACTGCCAAG gcTGGAGCTCAGGAAGGGTATTCTTCAGGGGAAGAAGCTGAGTCGGTTGTTGATGAGGCAAATTATCAAGAGGAGTTTTCTTGGTTTTCTGTGATATTGCC GTTTTTGTTTCCTGCATTGGGAGGTTTGTTATTTGGGTATGACATTGGTGCGACTTCCGGTGCCACAATCTCATTGCAA TCTCCTGAGCTTAGCGGCACAGATTGGTTCAACTTTGGCGCTGTTCAGCTTGGTCTTGTG GTAAGTGGATCCCTATATGGAGCTCTTCTTGGTTCCTCCCTTGTGTACCCAATTGCTGATTTTCTTG GAAGGAGGAGGGAACTTATCATAGCAGCTTTACTATATCTGTTAGGAGGTCTGATCACTGCAAATGCACCAGGGCTTAGTGTTCTCTTAGTAGGACGGCTTCTTTATGGCCTTGGTATTGGCTTG GCAATGCATGGGGCTCCTCTTTATATTGCAGAAACATGTCCGTCTCAAATTCGTGGAACTCTAGTATCGTTAAAGGAGCTTTTCATAGTTCTGGGAATCTTG TTGGGTTACTTTGTAGGAAGCTTTCAGATTAATGCTGTAGGGGGGTGGCGTTTCATGTTTGGTCTTAGTGCCCCTGTTGCTGTACTTATGTTGCTAGGCATGTGGAGTCTTCCACCGTCTCCACGGTGGTTGCTTCTCAGGGCTGTTCAAGGTAAAGGGCCTGTGCAAGAATTGAAAGAGAAAGCCATTGTAGCCCTGAGCAAACTGAGAAGACGACCTCTTGGTGATAAAGTATCTGAGAAGCAAATAGAAGATACTTTGGTTTCATTGAAATATGCCTATAAGGATCAGGAATCTGAGGGTAGTTTCATGGAGGTCTTTCAAGGCCCGAATTTGAAGGCATTTGTGATTGGTGGTGGTTTAGTTCTTTTTCAGCAG ATAACTGGGCAACCAAGTGTACTATATTATGCTGGTTCAATTCTTCAG ACTGCAGGATTCTCTGCTGCCTCTGATGCAACCCGAGTGTCAGTTGTAATTGGTTTGTTTAAG TTGTTAATGACATGGATAGCTGTCCTGAAAGTTGATAATCTTGGAAGAAGACCCTTGTTGATCGGAGGTGTCAGTGGCATT GCTGTTTCCTTATTTCTTCTCTCTGCTTATTACAAATTTCTTGGGGGGTATCCACTTGTTGCTGTAGCTGCTTTGCTTCTCTACGTAGGTTGTTACCAG ATATCCTTTGGGCCTATTAGTTGGCTGATGGTGTCAGAAATCTTTCCTATTCGTACAAGAGGAAGAGGAATTAGTCTTGCAGTTCTTACTAATTTCGGTTCAAATGCTGTTGTAACATTTGCATTCTCTCCACTAAAG GAGTTGTTGGGAGCAGAAAACCTTTTCCTCCTTTTTGGAGCTATTGCTCTATTATCACTTATTTTTGTTGTAGTTTATGTCCCAGAAACCAAAGGAATGAGCTTGgaagatatagaatccaaaaTCTTGAACAAATAA
- the LOC115719762 gene encoding D-xylose-proton symporter-like 3, chloroplastic isoform X2: MQCKGRERSHHHFFQAGAQEGYSSGEEAESVVDEANYQEEFSWFSVILPFLFPALGGLLFGYDIGATSGATISLQSPELSGTDWFNFGAVQLGLVVSGSLYGALLGSSLVYPIADFLGRRRELIIAALLYLLGGLITANAPGLSVLLVGRLLYGLGIGLAMHGAPLYIAETCPSQIRGTLVSLKELFIVLGILLGYFVGSFQINAVGGWRFMFGLSAPVAVLMLLGMWSLPPSPRWLLLRAVQGKGPVQELKEKAIVALSKLRRRPLGDKVSEKQIEDTLVSLKYAYKDQESEGSFMEVFQGPNLKAFVIGGGLVLFQQITGQPSVLYYAGSILQTAGFSAASDATRVSVVIGLFKLLMTWIAVLKVDNLGRRPLLIGGVSGIAVSLFLLSAYYKFLGGYPLVAVAALLLYVGCYQISFGPISWLMVSEIFPIRTRGRGISLAVLTNFGSNAVVTFAFSPLKELLGAENLFLLFGAIALLSLIFVVVYVPETKGMSLEDIESKILNK, from the exons ATGCAATGTAAAGGCAGAGAGAGATctcatcatcatttttttcag gcTGGAGCTCAGGAAGGGTATTCTTCAGGGGAAGAAGCTGAGTCGGTTGTTGATGAGGCAAATTATCAAGAGGAGTTTTCTTGGTTTTCTGTGATATTGCC GTTTTTGTTTCCTGCATTGGGAGGTTTGTTATTTGGGTATGACATTGGTGCGACTTCCGGTGCCACAATCTCATTGCAA TCTCCTGAGCTTAGCGGCACAGATTGGTTCAACTTTGGCGCTGTTCAGCTTGGTCTTGTG GTAAGTGGATCCCTATATGGAGCTCTTCTTGGTTCCTCCCTTGTGTACCCAATTGCTGATTTTCTTG GAAGGAGGAGGGAACTTATCATAGCAGCTTTACTATATCTGTTAGGAGGTCTGATCACTGCAAATGCACCAGGGCTTAGTGTTCTCTTAGTAGGACGGCTTCTTTATGGCCTTGGTATTGGCTTG GCAATGCATGGGGCTCCTCTTTATATTGCAGAAACATGTCCGTCTCAAATTCGTGGAACTCTAGTATCGTTAAAGGAGCTTTTCATAGTTCTGGGAATCTTG TTGGGTTACTTTGTAGGAAGCTTTCAGATTAATGCTGTAGGGGGGTGGCGTTTCATGTTTGGTCTTAGTGCCCCTGTTGCTGTACTTATGTTGCTAGGCATGTGGAGTCTTCCACCGTCTCCACGGTGGTTGCTTCTCAGGGCTGTTCAAGGTAAAGGGCCTGTGCAAGAATTGAAAGAGAAAGCCATTGTAGCCCTGAGCAAACTGAGAAGACGACCTCTTGGTGATAAAGTATCTGAGAAGCAAATAGAAGATACTTTGGTTTCATTGAAATATGCCTATAAGGATCAGGAATCTGAGGGTAGTTTCATGGAGGTCTTTCAAGGCCCGAATTTGAAGGCATTTGTGATTGGTGGTGGTTTAGTTCTTTTTCAGCAG ATAACTGGGCAACCAAGTGTACTATATTATGCTGGTTCAATTCTTCAG ACTGCAGGATTCTCTGCTGCCTCTGATGCAACCCGAGTGTCAGTTGTAATTGGTTTGTTTAAG TTGTTAATGACATGGATAGCTGTCCTGAAAGTTGATAATCTTGGAAGAAGACCCTTGTTGATCGGAGGTGTCAGTGGCATT GCTGTTTCCTTATTTCTTCTCTCTGCTTATTACAAATTTCTTGGGGGGTATCCACTTGTTGCTGTAGCTGCTTTGCTTCTCTACGTAGGTTGTTACCAG ATATCCTTTGGGCCTATTAGTTGGCTGATGGTGTCAGAAATCTTTCCTATTCGTACAAGAGGAAGAGGAATTAGTCTTGCAGTTCTTACTAATTTCGGTTCAAATGCTGTTGTAACATTTGCATTCTCTCCACTAAAG GAGTTGTTGGGAGCAGAAAACCTTTTCCTCCTTTTTGGAGCTATTGCTCTATTATCACTTATTTTTGTTGTAGTTTATGTCCCAGAAACCAAAGGAATGAGCTTGgaagatatagaatccaaaaTCTTGAACAAATAA
- the LOC115719626 gene encoding transcription initiation factor IIA large subunit — MATATSSVYVSVIEDVVSKVREEFLNNGPGEDVLKELQGMWETKMMQAGVVNAPIERSGAAKPTPGGPITPVHDLNVPYEGTEEYETPTAEILFPPTPLQTPIQTPLPGTADIYNIPTGPSDYSASGNDNGGGGAGTPSSGNTELKSATGRPSPYMQPPSSWMSQRPPLDVNIAYVEGRDEVDRGTANQSSTQDFFTMNSGKRKREDLPPQYQAGGFVPQQDGAGDTPELFEIEVMGGTTFHSRGGNNEMVERMLRSSSKIPQLDGPIPDPYDDVLSTPNIYNYQGVYNEDYNIANTPAPNDIPASTPAIPAPEDVGEDDDDEPPLNENDDDDLDDVDQGEELNTQHLVLAQFDKVTRTKSRWKCTLKDGIMHINNKDLLFNKATGEFDF, encoded by the exons ATGGCGACTGCAACGAGCAGTGTGTATGTTAGTGTTATCGAAGATGTTGTCAGCAAGGTCCGCGAAGAGTTCTTGAACAACGGTCCCGGAGAAGACGTTCTAAAAGAGCTTCAAGGA ATGTGGGAAACGAAAATGATGCAAGCGGGTGTAGTAAATGCCCCCATAGAGAGGTCCGGTGCTGCGAAGCCCACGCCTGGAGGTCCAATTACTCCAGTTCATGATCTCAACGTACCATATGAGGGGACTGAGGAGTATGAAACCCCTACAGCTGAGATACTGTTCCCTCCG ACTCCGTTGCAGACTCCGATTCAAACACCTTTACCAGGAACTGCTGACATTTATAATATTCCCACCGGTCCTAGTGACTATTCTGCATCTGGAAATGATAATGGTGGCGGTGGTGCTGGCACACCTAGCAGTGGCAACACTGAGCTGAAATCTGCTACTGGAAGACCCAGTCCATACATG CAACCTCCTTCATCTTGGATGAGCCAGCGGCCTCCACTAGATGTTAACATTG CTTATGTTGAAGGGCGGGATGAAGTGGACAGAGGAACTGCTAATCAATCTTCCACACAA GACTTCTTCACTATGAATTCTGGTAAGCGGAAACGTGAAGATCTTCCTCCACAGTACCAGGCTGGTGGCTTTGTCCCCCAGCAAGATGGAGCTGGGGATACCCCTGAGCTTTTTGAGATTGAg GTAATGGGTGGAACCACTTTTCATAGTAGAGGTGGGAATAATGAGATGGTAGAGCGCATGCTTAGGTCATCCTcaaagattcctcaacttgatggGCCGATTCCTGATCCTTATGATGATGTGCTTTCTACTCCCAAT ATATACAATTATCAAGGAGTCTATAATGAGGACTACAACATAGCAAACACACCTGCACCCAATG ACATTCCAGCCAGCACTCCTGCTATTCCTGCTCCAGAAGATGTTGGagaggatgatgatgatgaacctCCATTGaacgaaaatgatgatgatgatttggATGATGTGGACCAAGGAGAAGAGCTAAATACACAACATTTAGTTTTGGCCCAGTTCGACAAg GTTACGCGCACCAAGAGCAGGTGGAAATGCACTTTGAAGGATGGCATTATGCACATAAACAATAAAGACCTTCTCTTTAATAAG GCAACAGGGGAATTCGACTTCTGA
- the LOC115719765 gene encoding uncharacterized protein LOC115719765: MEAEAKADNKSPTRLKAHAPPCLLLDQIISMAAVAAEPRFPANYPEIDSCKAIPLLSPLILSPNPDAAANDDNDQERIVDEKDTSVGGNDDDGDEIEGDDDKDGDQGENGVVAEDDAVSPKNGWQHPAVPTFVDPSSLFSFFQSQCIIANQAQS; encoded by the coding sequence ATGGAAGCTGAAGCGAAAGCCGATAACAAGTCGCCGACGAGGCTGAAGGCTCACGCGCCGCCGTGTCTTCTTCTTGATCAGATCATATCAATGGCCGCGGTAGCCGCCGAGCCTAGGTTCCCGGCTAATTATCCTGAGATCGATTCTTGCAAGGCGATTCCATTGCTATCGCCACTTATTCTCTCTCCCAACCCAGATGCTGCTGCCAATGATGATAATGATCAAGAGCGAATAGTTGATGAGAAGGACACAAGTGTGGGTGGCAACGATGACGATGGAGATGAAATTGAAGGGGACGATGATAAAGATGGTGATCAAGGAGAAAACGGTGTGGTAGCTGAGGACGATGCCGTTTCACCTAAAAATGGGTGGCAACATCCGGCCGTGCCGACTTTCGTTGATCCATCTTCCTtgtttagtttctttcaatcaCAATGCATTATCGCCAACCAAGCTCAGTCAtaa